A segment of the Streptomyces sp. NBC_00376 genome:
CGACTCGACGCCCTCGGGGAGGACGAAGGGCGGCGCGGCGGCACCCATCGCCTCGACGGTGGCCCGCGCGGCGGCGGCGTCACCGACATCGAGGGCGGGCAGCAGGGCCAGCCACGGGGCGAGTTCGGGATCGACGGGCAGGGGAAGGGGCACGGGGGCCTCCGGCGGACGGCACGGAGCGGCACCGGACGGAACAGGACCGCCCGGGAGAACCGCTGCTGACGTCGCCAGTCTGTGTCCGCGGCCCCGACCGGGTCATGAGCCGGGTGGCGCGCGATCCGCCCCCGTCCGCGCCGGTTGGCGGCTTGCGCCTAGCGGGCGGAGGGGACAGGGTGCGACTCGTCCGGCGGGCGGGGGAGAGGGGCCCCGCCCATTCGACAACGTCCCTCGCTCCACCTGTCGCGCGTCCCGCCCGCGCCACCGGCTCCGTGCGCGCATTCGCCGCTACGCCGGGTTGTCCCGCAGGCGCCGCAGGGCCAGGGCGAGCGCCAGCCGGAAGCGGCCCACCGTCTCGCCCAGCCCGTAACCGAGCGCCGCCTCCGCCCGCGCGACCCGCACCGCCACCGAGTTGTGGTGCAGGTGCAACTCCCGCGCCGCCGCGCGCAGCGAACCCGCCTGCACCAGGACCTCGAGTGTGGTCAGCATCTCCGTGCCGCTGCCCGGCTCCGCCGCGAGCGCGTCCAGGACGTCCAGGTCGCCTATGCCGGCGATGGCCGGGCCGGACAGTTCCCTCGCCAGCACCTCGAAGGCGCCGAGCGAGGAGTGGTAGATCGCGGGCTCCTCCGCGACCGGGGCCAGCCCCACATCCGAGCGCGACGTCCCCGCGAACCGCAGCGCCCGCACCGCACCCTCCCAGGAGCGCGGCGCCTCGGTCGCGGTGACCTCGGGACCCACCCCGATCCGGAAGCCCGCCGGGGCGAGCAGCCGCTCGGGCAGCGGGCCCACCACGGCCACCGCGTGCACCGAGCCGAGAGCGGCCGTCCGGCGGCGGCCCGCCGGGGCGGGAGGGAGCCGTTCGAGGACCGGCGCCATCCCCTGCGGGCCCCGCCCACCGTCGACGGCCAGGACGGTGAGCGGGCCCGAGGGCGCGAAACCCAGCAGCCGCAGCGCGCGCGCCCGCTCGGGCAGCGGCGCGGTGGAGCTGATGACGGTCTCCAGCAGCGCAGGGTCGAGCGGTACGGCCTCGCTGCCGCGACGGCTCAGCACGGTGTCGCAGGCCAGCGCCAGCCGCTCCAGGAGCAGCTCGTCGAAGGGCTGCGGTCCACCCTCGCGTGCCAGCCAGGCGTACTGCCCGTCGCGCAGCTCCCGTACCGCCGCGCCCGGGGGAGACCCGCCTGGCCGGGTCCTGCCGTCCGGCCCGGCCGTCAGACCGTCGCAACCGGGCCCGGACAGCCCGACCGGACACTCGGCGACCCGGGCCGCCATCCCCAGTACCCCGTCGAGGCCGAGCCGCTGCTCGACGAGGGTGTCGAAGAAGCCAATGAGCCGCATGGCGCTCTCCGCCCCGGCATTGAGCCCGGCCAGCCGCAGCACGAGACCCCGCATGTACCCACTCCGATCTCCCCCGTCGCAGAGTGCTGTGATCTTGGGACGAGTGTCGTCCACCGCGGCGGAGTGGGGAAGAGGTGCGGCCGCGGTGGGTGGCCACGAGGT
Coding sequences within it:
- a CDS encoding helix-turn-helix domain-containing protein yields the protein MRGLVLRLAGLNAGAESAMRLIGFFDTLVEQRLGLDGVLGMAARVAECPVGLSGPGCDGLTAGPDGRTRPGGSPPGAAVRELRDGQYAWLAREGGPQPFDELLLERLALACDTVLSRRGSEAVPLDPALLETVISSTAPLPERARALRLLGFAPSGPLTVLAVDGGRGPQGMAPVLERLPPAPAGRRRTAALGSVHAVAVVGPLPERLLAPAGFRIGVGPEVTATEAPRSWEGAVRALRFAGTSRSDVGLAPVAEEPAIYHSSLGAFEVLARELSGPAIAGIGDLDVLDALAAEPGSGTEMLTTLEVLVQAGSLRAAARELHLHHNSVAVRVARAEAALGYGLGETVGRFRLALALALRRLRDNPA